Proteins encoded by one window of Mus musculus strain C57BL/6J chromosome 10, GRCm38.p6 C57BL/6J:
- the Polr2e gene encoding DNA-directed RNA polymerases I, II, and III subunit RPABC1, translated as MDDEEETYRLWKIRKTIMQLCHDRGYLVTQDELDQTLEEFKAQFGDKPSEGRPRRTDLTVLVAHNDDPTDQMFVFFPEEPKVGIKTIKVYCQRMQEENITRALIVVQQGMTPSAKQSLVDMAPKYVLEQFLQQELLINITEHELVPEHVVMTKEEVTELLARYKLRESQLPRIQAGDPVARYFGIKRGQVVKIIRPSETAGRYITYRLVQ; from the exons ATGGACGACGAGGAGGAGACCTACCGGCTGTGGAAGATCCGCAAGACGATCATGCAG CTGTGTCATGACCGTGGCTACCTGGTGACCCAGGATGAACTGGACCAGACACTTGAGGAATTCAAGGCGCAGTTTGGGGACAAGCCCAGCGAAGGACGGCCAAGGCGCACAGACCTCACGGTGCTGGTGGCCCACAACGATGACCCCACAGACCAGATGTTTGTGTTCTTCCCAG AGGAGCCCAAGGTGGGCATCAAGACCATCAAGGTATACTGCCAGCGCATGCAGGAGGAAAACATCACACGGGCGCTGATTGTGGTGCAGCAGGGCATGACGCCCTCCGCCAAGCAGTCCCTGGTGGACATGGCCCCGAAGTATGTGCTGGAACAGTTTCTACAGCAGGAGCTGCTCATCAATATCACAGAGCAcgag CTAGTCCCTGAGCACGTGGTCATGACAAAGGAGGAGGTGACTGAACTGCTGGCTCGATA CAAGCTTCGTGAGAGCCAGCTACCCAGAATCCAGGCCGGGGACCCAGTGGCACGGTACTTTGGGATCAAGCGAGGGCAG GTCGTGAAGATCATCCGCCCCAGTGAGACGGCTGGCCGCTACATCACCTACCGCCTGGTGCAGTAG
- the Gpx4 gene encoding phospholipid hydroperoxide glutathione peroxidase isoform A precursor (UGA stop codon recoded as selenocysteine; isoform A precursor is encoded by transcript variant 1), translating to MSWGRLSRLLKPALLCGALAAPGLAGTMCASRDDWRCARSMHEFSAKDIDGHMVCLDKYRGFVCIVTNVASQUGKTDVNYTQLVDLHARYAECGLRILAFPCNQFGRQEPGSNQEIKEFAAGYNVKFDMYSKICVNGDDAHPLWKWMKVQPKGRGMLGNAIKWNFTKFLIDKNGCVVKRYGPMEEPQVIEKDLPCYL from the exons ATGAGCTGGGGCCGTCTGAGCCGCTTACTTAAGCCAGCACTGCTGTGCGGGGCTCTGGCTGCGCCTGGTCTGGCAGGCACCATG TGTGCATCCCGCGATGATTGGCGCTGTGCGCGCTCCATGCACGAATTCTCAGCCAAGGACATCGACGGGCACATGGTCTGCCTGGATAAGTACAG ggGTTTCGTGTGCATCGTCACCAACGTGGCCTCGCAATGAGGCAAAACTGACGTAAACTACACTCAGCTAGTCGATCTGCATGCCCGATATGCTGAGTGTGGTTTACGAATCCTGGCCTTCCCCTGCAACCAGTTTGGGAGGCAG GAGCCAGGAAGTAATCAAGAAATCAAGGAGTTTGCAGCCGGCTACAACGTCAAGTTTGACATGTACAGCAAGATCTGTGTAAATGGGGACGATGCCCACCCACTGTGGAAATGGATGAAAGTCCAGCCCAAGGGCAGGGGCATGCTGGGAAA tgcCATCAAATGGAACTTTACCAAG TTTCTCATTGATAAGAACGGCTGCGTGGTGAAGCGCTATGGTCCCATGGAGGAGCCCCAG GTGATAGAGAAGGACCTGCCGTGCTATCTCTAG
- the Gpx4 gene encoding phospholipid hydroperoxide glutathione peroxidase isoform C (UGA stop codon recoded as selenocysteine; isoform C is encoded by transcript variant 4) gives MCASRDDWRCARSMHEFSAKDIDGHMVCLDKYRGFVCIVTNVASQUGKTDVNYTQLVDLHARYAECGLRILAFPCNQFGRQEPGSNQEIKEFAAGYNVKFDMYSKICVNGDDAHPLWKWMKVQPKGRGMLGNAIKWNFTKFLIDKNGCVVKRYGPMEEPQVIEKDLPCYL, from the exons ATG TGTGCATCCCGCGATGATTGGCGCTGTGCGCGCTCCATGCACGAATTCTCAGCCAAGGACATCGACGGGCACATGGTCTGCCTGGATAAGTACAG ggGTTTCGTGTGCATCGTCACCAACGTGGCCTCGCAATGAGGCAAAACTGACGTAAACTACACTCAGCTAGTCGATCTGCATGCCCGATATGCTGAGTGTGGTTTACGAATCCTGGCCTTCCCCTGCAACCAGTTTGGGAGGCAG GAGCCAGGAAGTAATCAAGAAATCAAGGAGTTTGCAGCCGGCTACAACGTCAAGTTTGACATGTACAGCAAGATCTGTGTAAATGGGGACGATGCCCACCCACTGTGGAAATGGATGAAAGTCCAGCCCAAGGGCAGGGGCATGCTGGGAAA tgcCATCAAATGGAACTTTACCAAG TTTCTCATTGATAAGAACGGCTGCGTGGTGAAGCGCTATGGTCCCATGGAGGAGCCCCAG GTGATAGAGAAGGACCTGCCGTGCTATCTCTAG
- the Gpx4 gene encoding phospholipid hydroperoxide glutathione peroxidase isoform B (UGA stop codon recoded as selenocysteine; isoform B is encoded by transcript variant 2), with product MGRAAARKRGRCRQRGGSPRGRRRRGPGRQSPRKRPGPRRRKARARRRRRARPRRMEPIPEPFNPGPLLQEPPQYCNSSEFLGLCASRDDWRCARSMHEFSAKDIDGHMVCLDKYRGFVCIVTNVASQUGKTDVNYTQLVDLHARYAECGLRILAFPCNQFGRQEPGSNQEIKEFAAGYNVKFDMYSKICVNGDDAHPLWKWMKVQPKGRGMLGNAIKWNFTKFLIDKNGCVVKRYGPMEEPQVIEKDLPCYL from the exons ATGGGCCGCGCGGCCGCCCGCAAGCGGGGACGCTGCAGACAGCGCGGCGGATCCCCGAGAGGCCGGCGACGCCGTGGACCTGGACGCCAAAGTCCTAGGAAACGCCCGGGCCCTCGGCGAAGGAAAGCGCGCGCGCGCCGCCGCAGGAGGGCGCGCCCTCGCCGGATGGAGCCCATTCCTGAACCTTTCAACCCGGGGCCTCTGCTGCAAGAGCCTCCCCAGTACTGCAACAGCTCCGAGTTCCTGGGCTTG TGTGCATCCCGCGATGATTGGCGCTGTGCGCGCTCCATGCACGAATTCTCAGCCAAGGACATCGACGGGCACATGGTCTGCCTGGATAAGTACAG ggGTTTCGTGTGCATCGTCACCAACGTGGCCTCGCAATGAGGCAAAACTGACGTAAACTACACTCAGCTAGTCGATCTGCATGCCCGATATGCTGAGTGTGGTTTACGAATCCTGGCCTTCCCCTGCAACCAGTTTGGGAGGCAG GAGCCAGGAAGTAATCAAGAAATCAAGGAGTTTGCAGCCGGCTACAACGTCAAGTTTGACATGTACAGCAAGATCTGTGTAAATGGGGACGATGCCCACCCACTGTGGAAATGGATGAAAGTCCAGCCCAAGGGCAGGGGCATGCTGGGAAA tgcCATCAAATGGAACTTTACCAAG TTTCTCATTGATAAGAACGGCTGCGTGGTGAAGCGCTATGGTCCCATGGAGGAGCCCCAG GTGATAGAGAAGGACCTGCCGTGCTATCTCTAG